In Vicia villosa cultivar HV-30 ecotype Madison, WI unplaced genomic scaffold, Vvil1.0 ctg.002480F_1_1, whole genome shotgun sequence, a single genomic region encodes these proteins:
- the LOC131638904 gene encoding uncharacterized protein LOC131638904 — translation MLETQISQVAQTQAAQTTPGGKFPGQTQPNPRGKANSITLRSGTACDGPKNPILSAPEKPKENVIPMDQVEKPEEPKKQPNQGVEAKDRDYTPPPPYKPPIPHLQRLKQTKIEIQYQIFIKVIEKLHVEIPFTKAITQIPSYAKFLKDILSNKRRLDDPKPLECNFISENKLAKKEKDPRSFSIPCILRNHMIDKAFLDLVAC, via the coding sequence ATGCTTGAAACTCAGATATCGCAAGTAGCTCAAACACAAGCCGCACAAACTACACCTGGAGGAAAATTCCCtggacaaactcaacccaatcctaGAGGGAAAGCAAATTCCATTACCTTAAGAAGCGGAACCGCTTGCGATGGACCTAAAAACCCAATCTTGAGCGCACCCGAAAAACCTAAGGAAAATGTCATACCCATGGACCAAGTAGAGAAACCAGAGGAACCTAAAAAGCAACCAAACCAAGGAGTAGAAGCGAAAGATAGAGACTATACACCACCACCACcgtataagccaccaattccacATCTGCAGAGACTTAAACAAACCAAAATAGAAATTCAATACCAAATATTCATCAAAGTGATAGAAAAACTCCATGTAGAAATccctttcaccaaagcaatcacCCAAATACCTTCATATGCTAAATTCTTAAAGGACATTCTGTCCAACAAGCGCAGACTCGACGATCCTAAACCTTTAGAATGCAACTTTATTTCCGAAAATAAACTTGCCAAGAAAGAAAAGGACCCTAGGAGTTTTTCCATTCCTTGCATCCTAAGAAATCATATGATCGACAAAGCTTTCTTAGATCTAGTAgcgtgttag